GCGGAAATACAAATGCTTCCAGTCTGCTTATACCGTTTGTAAGTGATACCAAGAGAAAATTTCGAAGAATCAAAGATTTCTTTCACACGAGGAGATTTGTGTGTGAAGTtagtatatttttcaaatttcaattatatGTCTTATGTGAGCGAACTGAGGttgaaaaatggttttggtatataaattgactttttccaaaatataattATCTGACTTCCGATTGAACTCTATCAGTttaacctaaaacaaaaatattcggCATGGAATAAGTTCCcctataaatttaataattccaaCTTGAGGTTATTAAATGCAAAAAGCATCTATACTACAACATTTTTTATGTCGAAATTATAAACAAGCTCCAGTGATTGTAGTACCCGAGcgtgatgattagtgcgttgaactgtcatgcaaagggtcttgggttcaatcaatgcctgtgccaccttaaattttattcattggTACTGCTTATTgagaggaattgaaaaattctccaagagtaattcttgtcatgaaaagtactttcttaaattagccattcggattcggcatataaaatgtaggtcactacagtttatatgccagttggttgagagttgtaagtaacttggccctggttcttcatgaactgttgtgccacctaatttttatGTATTCTTTATACGTATTtcttaaacccatttttacacttatcactttttattttattttgcagaaaAAATGATTAATTCTATCAAgagaatgtatttttttttgaaagaattacaGCGAAGacgaaaattgtcaaattttttattctttccttttttccctattaaaaatttcattttgtatttcgaGATTAAATCCCTTTTCGAGCTCAtgtatcaaatcaaaatgtaCTTGTGCCCTTATGTATAGTCATGCCTATCGACTGTATTAACAATTGTTCAATTGGCACTACTTAAGAAAAGTAACGAGTACTCGTTGTTGTGTTTGATTTGACGCGCCATTTGCCTTAATTTCCATAATTCCATTTAcctttttcattttcagaatTAAATTGCAGAGAAATCTCATTTTTAGATCTTGGCTTGTGCAATTTATCtgaaataaaattcagtttCTTATTCctagtaaaataaacaaaaaggtaGGCAATCAAAgtgtattttaacttaaaaaaagtgaatctaaaatatataaaaatataatttacaagatttttgtagaataaaaaaatgtgaagtgaaaaaatgcaagaaaaaaaTGGCGACCTACACCGGCGTTATTTCCTTAACTTTTCTATCAtcgtgttttatttctttatattagaGGAAAatacttaatatattttgtaattttctttaaagtttaatCAACAATGGCCGACAATGACGATCTTTTAGACTACGAAGATGAGGAACAGACCGAAACCACCGTCGCCGAGACCACAGAAGCACCAAAGAAAGATGTAAAGGGTACATATGTATCAATTCATAGCTCCGGTTTTAGAGATTTCTTGCTGAAGCCCGAAATTTTGCGTGCTATTGTTGATTGCGGTTTTGAACATCCTTCTGAAGGTAAGTGTAATAGGtagtaacttaatttttttagctAAGTACTAAACCAAATTCATATTTAGaagtttgttgttaaataaaaaaagaaaaagagtagATATAGATCTTCTATAGTTTTATTAGTCATTTCTGACATGGTTAAGCATGTTTGTTTTATAGAATTAGTATGAGCCTGTTTGGATTGAGAATCATGTAGGTAGGTAGGCACATAGTGAATTTGGTTTGGAAGATGAAAGTGATGAGGAAAAATGTTTCCCTCGCGCCGTTTTTTCCACAACCTAATCTTCACTGGAAAGTGGAAAGCGATTTCTTCTACAAGTGTAGGTGGTAGTTATAGTAActtgttatttgttttattggttataataaaaaacatttttttgtaattaaatgcCATATGCAGAAAGACgaaatgtttaacaatttttgtagtatGCTTGATAGATCAGGAGAAAGtatatatacatacgtacaAAGGTATATAAAATTCATCACCCAGAAAACgaactttattttctatttcaatttgTGCCTTATAGAAATTAAAtccttaaaactattttctcaGAGTTTTAAGGAGAAGGGATATAGGAGTCATAGTCCTACTCAAAGAAAAGTGACTTAAAGTATATTAAAGTTTCAggattttgaaataagtaaaCTTTAAGTTGACACAAAAACCATTAGAAAtggtattatatttaaaaaaaaatcataaattccctgataaactcacattttatgaaaaattaattttgtttcttcaatAAATCGTTTTGATAACAGAATCTGATGAATGAGTTGCGGATGGGTTCGGAGTGATTTCTGATAGAAATGTTTAACTAACATTTGATTCCCTCCGCTTCTACTTGTTCGATTCTGCCATTGGTTTGAACTCAAATAAAGGCATAATCAATTATTATaccccattttttttattattggatATTAGAAAAGGAGATATCTATTAAAGAATTATAAAACAttcgttttataaaattgaattttacttaTTTGAGTGTTAATTCTTCTTCGATTTCTTCATTAAGTTGCTATTGCaactaagatttttttttttaaatagtatgGACAAAAcgcaatttgaataaaaaattaaaactacatGACAACAGATATTGGCTGTATTTTTTAGAAGTGGGATTTTAAATCAAGAAATGCTTTTTTCGAAGTTGGTCTTGACTGCTGCTACTTAATTTATGAATTTGTGATCAGTTTCGTTTCCCATTTTATAACAAATAGACTTACTCTTAAACAACGTTTGTAAATCTTACAAATCTATTACCTACCCAAAATAATGGTTGGGTTCGCCACAGCCAACAAAATAATCTAACCACTTCTcttgaatttgatgctttgtctgatttcATCCAAAGAATTGGTTCGTCCTATCATGCACTGAAATTGTTGTTACggacgatttcaatgtacacaattcttcatggcttcaactaAGTGCTAAGTTCcttgctgagttaaaccacctaactcagctggtcaacgagcccacttaaatatcggacgtggtagatcgagcagaaaacactcttgacttgtttctttcATTTGAcatggtaagtacactattagtgttctatctcctctaggcacatctgaaaATTGTGTCATagcagcaaatttctcgtgttaAAACTCTCCACTTAAAGATAGAGCTCCTTAAAGAACTGTTTGGCAATACAAGAAAGCCAATTAGGAcggtttcaatttattttaggatctttaactggtcactatgcttcctcgatagtgacgttgacgcgaGCGCTGATATTATcaaaagtttgattctcctgggaatgagaacttctATCTttatagggttaaaagcatcagacctaaggtaaccgcatggttcgatgcgagctgttaggaggttattaggattAAGAAGGTTAGTTtctgttgttttaaagccaatccaacgcaatattcaggaattcaaacccaatgtgcaccgacacctccttttaacccctctctccctttcctagtgcttacACGTGTCTACATAATCATCCTCATAATCAGCCTTAttatgaattccatcgtaatcggaaatttttacgaatcccaaaaaactgtatcataaaatccgttcgtagtggaaaatctcatacaattttgcattacgaacagatttatacagtttttcgggattcgtaaaaattttccgattacgatagaattcatgatagggcttaATGAgtattatccctttgagtgtgagcttattataaaaaaaaaacaattgaaggaaacttttcGCAAGTGCATTATCTTGTGTCGTAGGCTTGTGGCGTGGCATCCAAGATCGTGCCAGTGCTTACTATTTTTGACATACTGCCCCAACTGCTTAAAAAAGTTGTGGAAAATTGGGCCTCCcttggaatttattttatccATCCGCTGCTTTAACACCTCTCAACGTGGGTACAGTTTATAATCTTTATCTTAGTTTGTAGAAAATTTCGATGGAATGTtacactgctattattttgtgaGAAACTGTACTTTTATCTCGTGAGTGTTTCAAATCTACAATTTAAGAGGTGATAAAGATTGGTCCTTTTTGAGGTTTGAAATTGAAGAGAGAAATTTGGTGACATTTGGTCATGAAATGTCAAGAAgccttaacaaaattaaatcgcattttgcacatttttgatttatttttgagcaAGTTCCTTTAGGTCCATTTGCTAAAACGAAACTTAGAGTAACAACTTTTATGTTTGCTTTTCCCTTCTATAAATTTACATATCTCATCGTTATTTTTATCAGCAAACGAAATTAAGTGGCAAACACTGAATCTGAATATCTGTTATCTAGATGAATTATGCTTCAAGATCTTAAAAGATAGcgtaagaaaatattataatatcaaAGTATACATACCACCTTCTTCATTTGTTTCGTATCATAATGATATGATCCCCAGATAGCAtcatttttaagctctgtcctcATTTTAAATCTTTGGTATACATTTCTCAATACTTAAATAcctggtttattttttaaaactacatgtttttttttgttacttttagtTCAACACGAATGCATTCCCCAAGCTGTTTTAGGTATGGATATTTTATGTCAAGCGAAGTCAGGTATGGGAAAGACAGCTGTATTCGTTTTGGCCACACTTCAACAATTAGAACCAACTGAAAATGTTGTCTATGTTTTGGTTATGTGTCACACCAGAGAACTTGCATTCCAAATCAGCAAAGAATACGAACGTTTCTCAAAGTACATGCCATCTGTTAAGGTGAGATTCGACAAAAAAGATTATATTCCGTTGAGTGGCTTTTAAACCTTGTTGCTTTTTTAGGTTGGTGTCTTCTTCGGCGGTTTATCGATTCAAAAAGACGAAGACAACTTAAAGAGTGTTACACCACACATCGTCGTAGGCACACCCGGAAGAATTCTTGCTCTTATTCGCAGCAAAAAACTTAACTTGAAGCATCTCAAGCATTTCATCCTCGATGAGTGTGATAAAATGTTGGAACAGCTTGGTAAGTgataacaaatctttaaaacatttaaaataaaatttcaaatttgtaataacattttgtataatgtttttttgtgtgtgtgttttccTTTGTAGATATGCGTCGCGACGTGCAGGAAATCTTCCGCAGTACACCACACGGAAAACAAGTCATGATGTTTTCTGCAACACTTAGCAAAGAAATTCGTCCAGTCTGCAAGAAATTTATGCAAGATGTAAATATCACCGTGCTAATTATTCTACTACTACTACCAATAAGATTATCTCAATTCCTGCTCCTACCACTTCAACTACTACTCAAAACTTGCGCGTTCAACAACatattgtatttgaaaaaccaaaaccatAACCATAGTTCATCTGGCTGTGTTTGCAAAACGTTAAATATTCTtctaaacttaaatcaaataatttatgaGGTCgcggtttaattttttaaaaaccaatcaaATGATAttgtatttgaagaaaaatccaagttcttcaaacaaaaacCTAATGAAAATGGAAGAAATTCTTCAATTCCTGTTTATGcgccttacaaaaaaaaatactatactaTATGATAATATGCATCAACAAGCTGTGTGTTCGATGGAACTACAAATTGTCGCAAGCTAtcgttacaataacttcccacaAATCCTTTTGCGTTGATGTGCAGA
This window of the Eupeodes corollae chromosome 3, idEupCoro1.1, whole genome shotgun sequence genome carries:
- the LOC129951145 gene encoding ATP-dependent RNA helicase WM6, whose amino-acid sequence is MADNDDLLDYEDEEQTETTVAETTEAPKKDVKGTYVSIHSSGFRDFLLKPEILRAIVDCGFEHPSEVQHECIPQAVLGMDILCQAKSGMGKTAVFVLATLQQLEPTENVVYVLVMCHTRELAFQISKEYERFSKYMPSVKVGVFFGGLSIQKDEDNLKSVTPHIVVGTPGRILALIRSKKLNLKHLKHFILDECDKMLEQLDMRRDVQEIFRSTPHGKQVMMFSATLSKEIRPVCKKFMQDPMEVYVDDEAKLTLHGLQQHYVKLKENEKNKKLFELLDVLEFNQVVIFLKSVQRCMALAQLLTEQNFPAIGIHRGMNQEERLSRYQQFKDFQKRILVATNLFGRGMDIERVNIVFNYDMPEDSDTYLHRVARAGRFGTKGLAITFVSDEADAKILNEVQDRFDVNITELPDEIDLSSYIEGR